The following proteins are co-located in the Aneurinibacillus sp. REN35 genome:
- the eutB gene encoding hydroxyectoine utilization dehydratase EutB, whose amino-acid sequence MHYAQSHSLPKVTEVTIRDIWQARKRISSIVKQTPIIYSHHLSQLTGSAIYLKLENLHDIGAFKVRGAANKILSLTPEERERGVTTFSTGNHGQAVAFVAQQLGVKAVVCVSNRVPKAKIDAIQRWGATIEITGDSQDAAGEHCDRLQKEQGLTVIKPFDDPEVIAGQGTMGLEIAREVPEVDMVIGGLSGGGMHSGLGLAMKSIDPAIQVVGVSMEHGAVMYESIKAGKPVVLGEKDTLADSLLGGIGLDNAYTFEMVKKYVDQSLLVSEEAIAEGMAYMLKHHHMVIEGAAAVGIGALLRQKIVKPGKCIVIIISGCNVNLDAHIQAVMPFINKV is encoded by the coding sequence ATGCATTACGCACAATCTCACTCTTTACCAAAAGTAACAGAAGTGACAATTCGGGACATCTGGCAAGCCAGAAAGCGAATTTCTTCCATCGTCAAACAAACCCCTATTATCTATTCGCATCACCTCTCGCAGCTAACAGGTTCGGCTATTTATTTGAAGCTGGAAAATCTTCATGATATTGGTGCATTTAAAGTCAGAGGTGCTGCCAATAAAATTCTCAGTCTGACTCCTGAGGAACGCGAACGGGGCGTAACCACATTCTCTACCGGAAATCATGGGCAAGCTGTAGCCTTTGTAGCGCAGCAGCTTGGAGTTAAGGCGGTTGTATGTGTCTCGAACAGGGTTCCAAAAGCGAAAATTGATGCCATTCAGCGTTGGGGAGCAACAATTGAGATTACCGGAGATAGTCAGGATGCGGCAGGAGAACATTGCGATCGGCTGCAAAAAGAGCAGGGATTGACTGTCATTAAGCCGTTTGATGACCCTGAGGTGATCGCCGGGCAAGGAACAATGGGACTAGAGATCGCTAGAGAGGTTCCTGAGGTCGATATGGTGATTGGGGGATTATCGGGCGGCGGCATGCACTCTGGATTAGGATTGGCTATGAAGTCGATCGACCCTGCCATTCAGGTTGTCGGCGTTTCTATGGAGCACGGGGCGGTCATGTATGAGAGTATAAAAGCAGGAAAACCAGTGGTTCTAGGAGAGAAGGATACGCTTGCCGACAGTCTTCTTGGCGGCATCGGTTTGGATAATGCGTATACGTTTGAGATGGTAAAAAAGTATGTGGATCAATCACTTCTTGTTTCAGAAGAGGCAATTGCTGAAGGAATGGCCTATATGTTAAAACATCATCACATGGTGATTGAAGGAGCCGCGGCAGTTGGAATCGGTGCTCTTCTGCGCCAAAAGATTGTAAAGCCCGGCAAATGTATCGTCATCATCATAAGCGGGTGCAATGTAAACCTTGATGCACATATACAAGCAGTCATGCCATTTATCAATAAAGTATAA
- a CDS encoding M24 family metallopeptidase: MSSFTVTEYGERLYKTKQKMSEKGIDVLLVTDPANIHYLSGYDGWSFYVHQMLIVIVDEEQPFWIGRGQDANAAKVTTWLRHDNIISYTDDYVQSAVKHPMDFVSDILKEIGQGSRTIGVEMDTYYFTAQCYESLKKGLPNAAFKDATALVNWVRIIKSEQEIAYIKKAAKIVERAMLTGVESIEEGVRECDVVANIYHAQISGTEQYGGDYPAIVPLLPAGKKTSTPHLTWTDERYKRGEPVILELAGCYRRYHAPLARTVVIGEASGMLQDLASVVAEGLNTALAAVRPGVTCEEVELAWRHSIAKSGFAKDSRIGYSMGLNYPPDWGEHTASLRPGDMTILQPNMTFHMIPGIWLDDCGVEISESFRVTETGCEVFADVPRELIVKTTETTAPESFIG, encoded by the coding sequence ATGTCATCATTTACAGTTACCGAATATGGTGAGAGGCTTTACAAAACGAAGCAGAAAATGAGCGAAAAAGGAATCGATGTCTTGCTTGTCACAGATCCTGCCAATATACATTATCTTTCCGGTTATGATGGCTGGTCCTTTTATGTTCATCAAATGCTCATTGTCATAGTTGACGAGGAGCAGCCGTTTTGGATTGGCAGAGGCCAGGATGCGAATGCAGCCAAGGTAACGACATGGCTTCGGCACGACAACATCATTTCCTATACAGATGATTATGTTCAATCGGCAGTCAAGCATCCGATGGACTTTGTTTCCGATATTTTGAAAGAAATCGGACAGGGGAGCCGGACGATTGGTGTAGAGATGGACACCTATTATTTTACCGCTCAATGTTATGAAAGCCTAAAAAAAGGATTGCCGAATGCCGCATTCAAGGATGCGACAGCACTCGTTAATTGGGTGCGGATCATAAAGTCGGAACAAGAAATTGCGTATATCAAAAAAGCAGCAAAAATTGTTGAACGTGCAATGCTTACAGGGGTTGAGTCCATTGAAGAAGGCGTGAGAGAGTGCGACGTGGTGGCAAATATCTATCATGCTCAAATCAGCGGAACTGAGCAGTATGGCGGTGATTACCCCGCTATTGTTCCGCTACTGCCCGCCGGGAAAAAAACATCGACCCCCCATTTAACCTGGACCGATGAACGCTATAAGAGGGGTGAACCCGTGATTTTGGAGCTGGCCGGCTGCTATAGGCGCTATCATGCTCCATTGGCAAGAACGGTGGTAATCGGAGAGGCTTCGGGCATGCTGCAGGACTTGGCAAGTGTGGTGGCCGAAGGGCTTAACACTGCGCTCGCCGCCGTTCGGCCCGGCGTAACCTGTGAAGAAGTCGAGTTAGCCTGGAGGCATTCGATTGCAAAAAGCGGTTTTGCAAAAGATTCTCGCATCGGATATTCCATGGGTCTTAACTATCCGCCCGATTGGGGTGAGCATACCGCAAGTCTTCGCCCGGGGGATATGACCATCTTGCAGCCGAACATGACCTTTCATATGATTCCTGGCATTTGGCTTGATGACTGCGGCGTGGAGATCAGTGAATCGTTTCGGGTGACGGAGACGGGCTGTGAAGTATTTGCAGATGTTCCGAGAGAACTGATTGTAAAGACAACAGAAACAACAGCTCCCGAATCATTCATCGGGTAA
- a CDS encoding cyclodeaminase: MIIFRENEIRASVQMNKEAISIVEDGFTQLALGRATMPPILRVDIPEHNGEVDVKTAYIQGLDTFALKMSSGFFNNYQKGLPSLSGMMIVISAETGIPLSLLLDNGYLTDIRTAAAGAVAAKYLAKQELDTVGVIGAGAQARYQIRALQQVRDFNRVLVYGPTPERVERYVIEMEEELGVKVSAASSAEAVVKESQMVVTTTPSKTPIIKPEWLHPGLHITAMGSDAEHKQELDVHVLERADLLACDVKAQCFRLGELHHGVAQGILSKESDIVEIGELTAGRMAGRTNEEQITICDLTGTGVQDTVIARFAYSELVAKGLGIQLENEEGRLV, from the coding sequence GTGATCATTTTTCGTGAAAATGAAATACGTGCCAGCGTACAAATGAATAAGGAAGCGATATCTATTGTCGAGGACGGCTTTACCCAGTTGGCTTTGGGGAGGGCGACCATGCCTCCGATTCTCCGGGTAGATATTCCGGAGCATAACGGGGAAGTTGATGTCAAGACAGCGTATATTCAAGGGCTTGATACGTTTGCACTTAAGATGTCATCCGGTTTTTTTAACAATTATCAAAAGGGCCTGCCCAGCTTAAGCGGCATGATGATCGTCATCAGCGCGGAAACGGGCATTCCGCTCTCACTTTTACTGGACAATGGATACTTAACGGATATACGGACGGCCGCAGCAGGAGCCGTAGCAGCGAAATATCTTGCCAAGCAGGAATTGGATACGGTAGGTGTGATCGGAGCCGGCGCACAGGCGCGCTATCAGATCCGGGCATTACAGCAGGTGCGTGATTTCAACCGCGTGCTCGTGTACGGGCCTACGCCGGAGCGTGTCGAACGCTATGTCATCGAGATGGAGGAAGAACTAGGTGTCAAAGTGAGCGCGGCCTCTAGTGCGGAGGCGGTCGTCAAAGAAAGCCAGATGGTGGTTACGACCACACCATCCAAAACTCCGATCATCAAACCGGAGTGGCTGCACCCTGGCCTGCATATTACAGCGATGGGTTCTGATGCTGAGCATAAGCAGGAATTGGACGTACATGTGCTAGAGCGTGCCGATCTGCTGGCATGCGATGTGAAAGCACAGTGCTTCCGATTGGGAGAGCTGCATCATGGGGTAGCGCAGGGAATATTGTCCAAGGAGAGCGATATTGTTGAGATCGGGGAGTTAACTGCAGGCCGGATGGCAGGGCGAACGAATGAGGAACAGATTACGATTTGTGATTTAACGGGAACCGGTGTACAGGATACTGTAATCGCGCGGTTTGCCTACAGTGAACTGGTAGCAAAAGGGCTTGGAATTCAATTAGAAAACGAAGAGGGGCGATTGGTATGA
- a CDS encoding cystathionine gamma-synthase family protein: MTKNFERANVGTKSVWAGEEDYLVHGATQVPVVVSVAYGYTDMDEWYDVATEKKKGHIYGRNTNPTVQAFEDKMKILENAEAATSFSTGMAAISNTLYTFLRPGDRVVSIKDTYGGTNKIFTEFLPLMGIEVVLCTTGDHEAIEAEVAKGCKILYLETPTNPTVKITDIERMAKAGHAAGALVVVDNTFATPINQNPLALGADLVLHSATKFLGGHADALGGVVCGSEELVKKIYHYREINGATMDPWAAYLILRGMKTLKLRVRQQEASAMKIAQYLQEQEFVEAVYYPGLETHVNHDIAKKQMRGFGGMLSFAIKGGMDAVRHLLPQLQFANRAANLGAVESTYGPARTTSHVECTPEEREAMGIPEGLVRLSVGIEDTEDLLADLEQAFEHMAAQMQLAPTIEK; this comes from the coding sequence ATGACAAAAAATTTTGAGAGAGCAAACGTTGGAACAAAAAGTGTATGGGCCGGAGAAGAAGACTATCTTGTTCATGGAGCAACGCAGGTACCTGTTGTTGTGAGCGTAGCGTACGGCTATACCGATATGGATGAGTGGTATGATGTGGCCACAGAAAAAAAGAAGGGGCATATTTATGGACGCAACACCAACCCGACGGTACAGGCATTTGAAGATAAAATGAAAATTCTTGAAAATGCAGAAGCTGCCACAAGCTTCTCTACCGGAATGGCAGCCATCAGCAATACGCTGTATACGTTCTTGCGTCCGGGTGACCGTGTTGTTTCTATTAAAGATACGTATGGTGGAACCAATAAGATTTTTACAGAATTCCTGCCGCTCATGGGGATTGAGGTTGTGCTGTGCACGACGGGTGACCACGAGGCGATAGAAGCTGAAGTAGCGAAGGGCTGCAAAATCCTCTACCTCGAGACCCCGACGAATCCGACGGTAAAGATTACGGACATTGAGCGTATGGCGAAGGCCGGTCATGCAGCAGGTGCGCTTGTTGTTGTAGACAATACGTTTGCAACACCAATCAATCAAAATCCATTAGCACTCGGTGCTGACCTCGTTCTGCACAGCGCAACGAAATTCTTGGGCGGGCATGCGGATGCGCTCGGCGGAGTAGTATGCGGCTCAGAAGAGTTGGTGAAGAAAATCTATCACTACCGTGAAATTAACGGGGCTACGATGGACCCTTGGGCGGCTTATCTCATCCTAAGAGGAATGAAGACCTTAAAGCTGCGTGTTCGCCAGCAGGAAGCGAGCGCGATGAAAATTGCTCAATATTTGCAGGAACAAGAATTCGTCGAAGCGGTATATTATCCAGGACTAGAAACACATGTGAACCATGACATTGCCAAAAAGCAAATGCGAGGCTTTGGCGGGATGCTGAGCTTTGCAATAAAAGGTGGCATGGATGCTGTAAGACACCTCCTGCCGCAGCTGCAGTTTGCAAACCGAGCGGCAAACCTGGGCGCAGTAGAGAGCACATATGGTCCTGCTCGTACAACAAGCCATGTTGAGTGTACACCGGAAGAGCGCGAAGCGATGGGGATTCCTGAAGGATTGGTTCGTTTATCAGTAGGGATTGAAGATACGGAAGATTTACTTGCCGATTTGGAGCAGGCGTTCGAACACATGGCTGCACAAATGCAGCTGGCACCAACAATCGAAAAGTAA
- a CDS encoding M20 metallopeptidase family protein, whose protein sequence is MATQHESIVERSEALFGQLIHWRRSIHANPEISYQEFQTSQFVVDVLRTMPGIEIEIGVGYPTAVVGTLSSGTGPTIAIRADMDALPIMEETGHSFRSQHPGIMHACGHDAHTSILLGAAQLLAERFQKGEIKGTVKLIFQPAEESTDENGLTGAVHMIQAGALDGVDCAIALHMSPENPVGEVQVHEGYSMANVDVFEATIFGTGGHGAYPHLGTDPVWMLGPVLQALHGIVARKISPLEAAVVSVGQIHAGSASNIIPAEVYLEGTLRSYDPVVREQLITEVEKAISIVDVLGGSYRFAVQRGEPALKNDATVNAWLQETLTDLYPGTVIKHTPFGLGGEDFAYMAQMVPAAMFFLGCSPLDGIKRELHTPIFDIDEKCLPMGAAIMAETAVRFLQGTYKLNQK, encoded by the coding sequence ATGGCAACCCAACATGAGTCAATAGTGGAAAGATCGGAAGCGCTTTTTGGACAACTTATTCATTGGCGGCGCAGTATCCATGCAAACCCGGAGATAAGCTATCAGGAATTCCAGACATCCCAATTCGTAGTGGACGTTCTGCGGACGATGCCCGGGATCGAAATCGAAATCGGTGTAGGTTATCCTACCGCAGTTGTCGGTACGCTATCTTCTGGCACCGGTCCAACCATCGCGATTCGCGCGGATATGGATGCGCTTCCGATTATGGAGGAAACCGGCCACAGCTTTCGTTCACAGCATCCAGGGATCATGCATGCTTGCGGCCATGACGCTCATACATCCATCCTGTTAGGTGCGGCTCAACTGCTGGCCGAGCGCTTTCAAAAAGGAGAAATTAAGGGGACGGTTAAGCTGATTTTTCAACCGGCGGAAGAGAGCACGGATGAAAACGGCCTGACAGGAGCGGTCCATATGATCCAAGCCGGAGCTTTGGACGGGGTGGATTGTGCGATTGCACTGCATATGAGTCCGGAAAACCCGGTCGGTGAAGTGCAAGTGCATGAAGGATATAGCATGGCGAATGTGGACGTATTTGAGGCGACGATCTTTGGTACGGGAGGTCATGGGGCTTATCCGCATCTAGGAACGGATCCGGTATGGATGCTAGGGCCTGTACTGCAGGCGCTGCATGGTATTGTTGCGAGGAAGATATCTCCGCTTGAAGCGGCTGTTGTGAGTGTCGGCCAGATTCATGCGGGATCAGCAAGCAATATCATTCCGGCTGAGGTTTACTTGGAGGGAACGCTGCGCAGCTATGATCCTGTCGTGCGAGAGCAGTTAATTACGGAAGTTGAGAAAGCCATTTCTATTGTGGACGTACTCGGGGGCAGTTATCGATTTGCGGTACAGCGCGGAGAACCCGCATTAAAAAATGATGCGACCGTAAATGCATGGCTGCAAGAAACGCTGACAGATCTCTACCCTGGAACGGTGATCAAGCACACTCCATTTGGCCTTGGGGGAGAGGATTTTGCTTACATGGCCCAGATGGTTCCAGCGGCAATGTTCTTTCTCGGCTGCTCCCCCCTAGATGGGATCAAGCGGGAGCTTCATACGCCGATCTTTGATATTGACGAAAAATGCCTGCCTATGGGCGCTGCCATTATGGCGGAAACGGCCGTACGGTTTCTACAAGGCACATATAAGCTAAATCAAAAGTAG
- a CDS encoding homoserine dehydrogenase, with translation MAHKIALLGFGVVGQGIAEIIRDKAEALQEGIGFDAKIVAIADLMKGSLYHPDGLDLHQVLHTVKNTGRLDEYPSTPGLIRGWDSFQTIRQSNADTIVEMTFTDIKTGQPAIDHCRAAFESGKNVVMSNKGPVALAYQELAELAKKQNVRWGFEGTVMSGTPALRMPLVSLAGNEIHEIKGILNGTTNYILTKMEDGLSYEAALQEAQALGYAEADPTSDVEGYDAQYKAVILANVVMNVPMKRDEIACEGITHLTRQDIEWAKDNGKRWKLIAAIKKEGNNITAKVGPEAIPLTDPLAGIMGPVNAITYACDLAGPITLVGAGAGRTETGFSILIDLINIARGQI, from the coding sequence ATGGCACATAAGATTGCTTTGCTCGGCTTTGGAGTTGTCGGGCAGGGAATAGCAGAAATCATTAGAGACAAAGCGGAAGCCCTGCAAGAAGGCATCGGTTTTGACGCGAAAATTGTTGCCATTGCTGATTTGATGAAAGGGTCGCTCTATCATCCGGACGGTCTCGATCTTCATCAGGTGCTTCATACAGTAAAAAATACTGGCAGGCTGGATGAGTATCCTTCCACTCCCGGCTTAATCCGAGGCTGGGATAGCTTCCAGACGATTCGTCAGAGCAACGCGGATACCATTGTAGAGATGACCTTTACCGATATAAAAACGGGACAGCCGGCGATTGACCACTGCCGGGCCGCGTTTGAATCCGGAAAAAATGTTGTGATGAGCAACAAAGGGCCGGTAGCGCTTGCCTATCAAGAACTAGCGGAGCTTGCGAAGAAGCAGAATGTACGCTGGGGATTCGAAGGAACGGTCATGAGCGGAACGCCCGCGTTGCGCATGCCGCTTGTCTCGCTTGCGGGAAACGAAATTCACGAAATCAAGGGAATTTTAAACGGGACAACGAACTACATTCTAACCAAAATGGAAGACGGACTGTCCTATGAAGCGGCGTTACAGGAAGCGCAGGCGCTTGGCTATGCTGAAGCCGATCCAACCAGTGACGTAGAAGGATATGATGCTCAATATAAAGCGGTGATTCTTGCCAATGTTGTAATGAACGTGCCAATGAAAAGGGACGAGATTGCGTGTGAAGGAATCACGCATCTGACACGGCAGGATATTGAGTGGGCAAAAGACAATGGGAAGAGATGGAAGTTAATAGCGGCAATCAAAAAGGAAGGAAATAACATAACCGCAAAAGTAGGACCTGAGGCGATTCCGCTTACAGATCCGTTAGCTGGTATTATGGGACCGGTCAATGCGATTACGTATGCGTGTGATCTGGCTGGGCCGATTACGTTGGTTGGGGCCGGAGCAGGCCGTACCGAAACGGGATTTTCTATTCTGATTGACTTGATTAATATTGCACGTGGACAGATATGA
- a CDS encoding aldehyde dehydrogenase family protein — protein MALSTTVKQMGMYIAGEWVTRTKVVEVYDSKDNSLITTVPAASAQDMRKAIEAAKEGVEIAAAMPVHERIAILNRAADSIQKRNEEYAITIAREGSKTIREARKEVMRCIETLRISAEEARRIHGETIPFDQMPGSENRVGYYYRFPIGLIAAITPFNDPLNLVAHKVGPAIASGNAIIVKPAMVTPLSALLLAEAFVEAGLPPKVLTVITGHAKEIGDVLVTHPDVRMVSFTGGIKTGTEISHKAGLKKIGMELGSNSPVIVLNDADLEEAVESTVSGAFWAAGQNCLGVQRIYIEEKSYDAFAQAFIKRTLQYRVGDKLSEETDMGPMITEKEAIRVEKWVAEAVDKGATLLCGGRRSGAYYMPTVLADVPKDCTLAKEEIFGPVVLLYSVPDFDTAIVKSNDVNYGLQAGIFTRNLDRAFQAIHRMNVGGVMINDSTDYRIDGMPFGGVKGSGLGREGVKFAIQEMTEPKVVCFKLSKSS, from the coding sequence ATGGCTCTATCAACAACGGTAAAACAAATGGGCATGTATATCGCCGGTGAATGGGTAACACGTACAAAGGTGGTTGAAGTATACGATTCAAAGGACAATAGTTTGATTACGACAGTGCCTGCTGCATCAGCACAAGACATGCGAAAAGCGATTGAAGCGGCCAAAGAGGGAGTCGAGATCGCTGCAGCGATGCCTGTGCATGAACGGATTGCAATTCTGAATCGAGCGGCTGATAGTATTCAGAAGCGCAACGAAGAGTATGCCATAACCATCGCCCGCGAAGGGAGCAAGACGATCCGCGAAGCGCGAAAAGAAGTCATGCGCTGCATCGAAACCCTCCGCATTAGCGCCGAAGAGGCAAGAAGAATCCATGGCGAAACCATTCCATTTGATCAAATGCCTGGAAGCGAAAATCGTGTCGGCTATTATTATCGTTTTCCGATCGGGCTTATTGCAGCCATTACACCGTTTAATGACCCGCTAAATCTAGTAGCCCACAAGGTTGGCCCAGCCATCGCATCAGGGAATGCGATCATTGTAAAGCCAGCAATGGTTACTCCTCTAAGCGCACTCCTTCTGGCAGAAGCTTTTGTTGAAGCCGGACTGCCCCCCAAGGTATTAACCGTCATTACTGGACATGCCAAAGAAATCGGGGATGTTCTTGTCACGCATCCTGATGTACGCATGGTTTCATTTACAGGCGGAATCAAAACAGGTACAGAGATCAGCCATAAAGCGGGATTGAAGAAGATAGGAATGGAGCTCGGTTCGAATTCACCGGTTATTGTGTTAAATGACGCGGATCTGGAGGAAGCGGTGGAATCGACAGTTTCCGGCGCATTTTGGGCAGCGGGGCAGAACTGCCTGGGTGTACAGCGGATTTATATTGAAGAGAAGAGCTATGATGCGTTCGCCCAAGCCTTCATAAAAAGAACGCTCCAGTATCGTGTCGGCGACAAGCTATCTGAAGAGACGGATATGGGACCGATGATTACGGAGAAGGAAGCGATTCGTGTCGAGAAGTGGGTGGCGGAGGCTGTTGATAAAGGAGCGACTCTGCTGTGCGGTGGACGCCGTAGTGGCGCGTATTATATGCCGACTGTATTAGCGGATGTTCCAAAAGATTGTACGTTGGCGAAGGAAGAAATATTCGGACCGGTTGTCCTGCTGTATTCGGTCCCCGATTTTGACACAGCGATTGTCAAATCTAATGATGTGAATTACGGGCTGCAGGCTGGAATCTTTACCCGCAATCTCGATCGGGCATTTCAGGCGATTCATCGTATGAATGTAGGCGGTGTGATGATCAATGACAGCACGGATTACCGAATTGATGGGATGCCATTTGGAGGCGTTAAAGGTTCAGGTTTAGGTCGAGAAGGGGTAAAGTTTGCAATTCAAGAAATGACAGAGCCAAAAGTTGTATGTTTTAAGCTGAGTAAATCTAGCTAA
- a CDS encoding M24 family metallopeptidase yields MRFDVEEYQTRLKKTKQSMSEKGIDVLLLTDPANMNYLSGYDGWSFYVHQLLIVMIDEDQPIWVGRGMDANAAKVTAWIDEDRILAYSDDYVHSTVKHPMDFVAQIIAERGQDSSVIAVEMDAYYFTAQCYESLKKGLPTARFVDGTNMVNWVRLIKSEQEITYMKRAAKIVENAMRIGIESIEEGIRECDVVAKIYHAQISGTEQYGGDYPAIVPLLPAGEKTSTPHLTWTDQTYKRGEPVILELAGCYHRYHSPLARTVVIGEAPAKISELAKVVGEGINNALDVIKPGVTCEEIEQAWNKSIAKSGFTKDSRIGYSMGLNYPPDWGEHTASIRKGDRTILQPNMTFHMIPGIWLDDYGVEISESFRVTETGCEVLANFPRELFVKK; encoded by the coding sequence CTGCGCTTTGATGTGGAAGAATACCAGACACGATTGAAAAAAACGAAGCAGTCCATGAGTGAAAAAGGGATTGATGTGCTGTTGCTTACCGATCCGGCTAATATGAATTATCTATCCGGCTATGATGGCTGGTCCTTCTATGTTCATCAGCTCCTCATCGTTATGATTGATGAAGATCAGCCAATATGGGTGGGCAGGGGAATGGACGCGAATGCTGCGAAGGTAACGGCCTGGATCGATGAAGACCGCATTCTTGCGTATTCGGATGATTATGTTCATAGTACTGTAAAGCATCCAATGGATTTTGTAGCTCAGATCATAGCGGAGAGAGGACAGGATAGCAGCGTAATTGCAGTGGAGATGGATGCATACTATTTTACCGCGCAGTGCTATGAGAGCTTGAAGAAAGGACTGCCTACTGCCCGTTTTGTCGATGGAACCAATATGGTGAATTGGGTCCGCCTCATTAAATCGGAGCAAGAGATTACGTATATGAAGCGGGCGGCCAAAATTGTAGAAAACGCGATGCGCATAGGTATTGAATCCATCGAAGAAGGTATACGGGAATGTGATGTGGTAGCGAAAATCTACCATGCTCAAATCAGTGGAACCGAGCAGTATGGCGGTGACTACCCCGCTATTGTTCCGCTGCTGCCTGCCGGAGAAAAAACATCGACACCGCACTTAACCTGGACCGATCAAACCTATAAAAGGGGCGAACCTGTGATCCTGGAGCTGGCTGGCTGCTATCACCGCTATCACTCCCCATTGGCAAGAACGGTTGTAATCGGAGAGGCACCGGCAAAAATCAGTGAGTTAGCCAAGGTGGTGGGCGAGGGAATCAACAATGCATTGGACGTTATTAAACCGGGTGTTACGTGCGAAGAAATAGAGCAAGCCTGGAACAAGTCGATTGCAAAAAGCGGCTTTACAAAGGACTCCCGCATTGGGTATTCGATGGGATTGAACTATCCACCGGATTGGGGTGAGCATACCGCAAGCATCAGAAAAGGAGATCGAACTATCCTGCAGCCGAACATGACCTTTCATATGATTCCTGGCATTTGGCTTGATGACTACGGAGTGGAGATCAGTGAATCGTTTCGGGTGACGGAGACAGGATGTGAAGTGCTGGCGAATTTTCCGAGAGAGTTGTTTGTTAAGAAATAA